In one Tachysurus vachellii isolate PV-2020 chromosome 24, HZAU_Pvac_v1, whole genome shotgun sequence genomic region, the following are encoded:
- the rasd2b gene encoding GTP-binding protein Rhes, with amino-acid sequence MSPAPSDTNTADIPSAPLPRMQPAHAPNFLPSSSSAFLAGLGLGGLGVAATKAGLGVQRLAAAQLIKRREKKAKAAEERTQTAAVLRAREALSSGPKPQNCRRLVVLGAPRVGKTAILRRFLRDGFNEQYEPTREDFHRKVYSIRGETYQIDILDAAGERDFPAKRRLSILTGDIFLLVFSVDDRISFEEVCALRSEISSAKAALTRSKAHAISAPVVVCANKVDLPVEQHAVSRTEALHVFTDGCAFYETSAKDSNNLEEVFVALAERGGLPLETGPSRHRKLSIRSYHAILRARQRGGDTPCGAVNPLARRPSFGTDLQLALSSREEQTQSMKLSKAVTHPACPIQ; translated from the exons ATGTCTCCTGCACCCAGTGATACCAATACAGCGGATATCCCGAGCGCGCCGTTGCCGCGCATGCAGCCTGCACACGCTCCCAACTTTCTCCCGAGCTCCTCCAGCGCCTTCCTGGCCGGCCTGGGGCTCGGGGGGCTCGGGGTGGCGGCCACCAAAGCGGGACTTGGAGTACAGAGACTGGCCGCGGCGCAACTCATAAAGCGGAGGGAGAAGAAAGCGAAGGCAGCGGAGGAGAGGACACAGACGGCGGCGGTGCTGCGCGCTCGGGAGGCTCTGAGCTCCGGGCCGAAGCCGCAGAACTGCAGGAGGCTGGTGGTGCTCGGAGCGCCGCGCGTCGGGAAGACGGCCATCCTGCGGCGCTTCCTGCGGGACGGTTTTAACGAGCAGTATGAACCAACACGAGAGGACTTTCACCGGAAAGTCTACAGCATCCGCGGGGAGACCTACCAGATAGACATCCTGGACGCAGCCGGAGAGAGAGACTTCCCCGCCAAGCGCAGACTCTCCATCCTCACcg GTGATATCTTCCTGCTGGTGTTCAGCGTGGACGATCGCATCTCGTTTGAGGAAGTGTGTGCTCTGCGCTCTGAGATCTCATCAGCCAAGGCAGCTCTGACACGCTCGAAGGCTCATGCTATCAGCGCTCCGGTGGTGGTGTGTGCCAACAAGGTGGACCTGCCAGTCGAGCAGCACGCAGTGTCACGGACGGAGGCCCTGCACGTGTTCACAGATGGCTGCGCGTTCTACGAGACGTCAGCCAAAGACAGCAACAATCTAGAGGAGGTGTTTGTGGCCCTGGCGGAGCGAGGAGGGCTGCCGCTCGAGACGGGTCCATCTCGCCACCGCAAGCTCTCCATCCGCTCCTACCATGCCATTCTGCGTGCGCGGCAACGTGGAGGCGACACGCCATGCGGCGCGGTGAACCCGCTCGCACGCAGACCCAGCTTCGGAACGGACTTGCAGCTCGCGCTCTCCTCACGTgaggaacaaacacagagcatgAAGCTGAGCAAAGCAGTGACACATCCAGCCTGCCCCATCCAGTGA
- the mycbpap gene encoding MYCBP-associated protein — MAGVRKAAKESRAAEGSSCDKKRGKASDESPCAVNEKQCMSSTVYDDDPNLALRPKHLQKLRAPRPPKDSQKPRETSRVPVRKTRPKNAELQPLDYTGPGGPRFDSQGMVLPHSILGSLEDFRKEMEARGEVELVKRIPDVQKPQQPLGFRGQKPEEKPKSRLLYEQDQQGHALNHWCYRMAERRRQLNFISNLLQKPVEDVLMNQANRFRETQEQRELISRALPAVHYGHGVHVGSEFWSVPQRFGDELSGIMATLTQKEKGHVEPITHISQPHITRLESGNVLSERSASRVWSHSQYLKYRQNELRNVLSDLEMNQPEMDGLEIVGTSQPFASESVECCKKHEQDEEDRSEGEHKENEDPLAFFDDVVQDVELVPALRISGELARWSGSAASHQGEVGVSVCLVFEAVVGESTCCHLELKNEGSTAIYYSWQKLELPHCFPEAKTCKNTQQFYFNTATAVILPGDIVRIMFTFKSVSPGIVTEVWKLHTHPVLMSGATIHITLKGMALYQDKTSKERAALEMELEHRVAISVCRSVVFNLLHGIRIPERPKSPVQLLMTEEEQFNAQNPNLHYHQEPVKALTGLWEQAKCSEESAAKEDEHTPGPVWDLSLSSLYQVVMCLPSEDADTHKESAGLCREEALSLYNTLLLQLHQSQPASIPLTLHGIGLQLWREMLDGLASEAVRLRHVLGLPENRNWAETQDESESREEPKKEEIMERKPEPPTKGKEKKGAAKPAAKDKPAAKDKPAAKDKAAEEQGQGRNNPKEEEKVLGLEKEVKIFAQQQEDINPELQQRYRYTLHQQVYVLMEKMIDSLGDLFEEVQQIQENLYNSK; from the exons ATGGCCGGCGTCAGAAAAGCGGCTAAAGAGAGCAGAGCTGCTGAGGGATCATCATGTG ATAAGAAGCGAGGTAAGGCATCAGATGAGTCTCCGTGTGCTGTGAATGAGAAGCAGTGTATGAGTTCCACTGTGTATGATGACGACCCAAATCTGGCACTCAGACCCAAACACCTACAAAAG CTGCGAGCTCCTCGACCCCCGAAAGACTCTCAAAAGCCCAGAGAGACGAGCCGTGTGCCGGTCCGTAAGACCCGCCCAAAGAACGCTGAACTGCAGCCGCTGGATTATACTG GTCCAGGAGGGCCACGCTTTGATTCTCAGGGCATGGTCCTGCCGCACAGCATCCTGGGAAGTCTGGAGGACTTTAGGAAGGAGATGGAGGCTAGAGGAGAGGTGGAG CTCGTGAAGAGAATTCCTGATGTGCAGAAACCACAACAACCTTTAGGGTTTAGGGGACAGAAACCTGAAGAGAAGCCCAAATCTCGTCTACTCTATGAGCAGGACCAGCAAGGACATGCCCTTAACCACTGGTGTTATCGCATGGCAGAGAGACGTCGGCAGCTGAACTTCATCTCCA atTTGTTGCAGAAGCCGGTTGAGGATGTTCTGATGAACCAGGCGAACAGATTCCGAGAAACTCAGGAGCAGAGAGAACTGATCAGCCGAGCACTTCCCGCAGTACACTACGGACAT GGTGTCCATGTGGGCAGTGAGTTCTGGAGTGTTCCACAGCGATTTGGGGATGAGCTGAGTGGAATCATGGCCACACTGACCCAGAAGGAGAAAGGACATGTGGAGcccatcacacacatctcacagcCCCATATTACACGCCTGGAGtctg gtaatgTCCTGTCTGAGCGCTCAGCCAGTAGAGTGTGGAGTCACAGTCAGTACCTGAAGTATCGCCAAAATGAGCTCAGAAATGTACTGAGTGACCTCGAAATGAATCAgcct gaGATGGATGGGTTGGAGATTGTGGGCACTAGTCAGCCTTTCGCCTCTGAGTCAGTGGAGTGCTGTAAAAAGCATGAGCAGGATGAAGAGGACAGGAGTGAGGGAGAGCACAAAGAGAATGA GGACCCACTGGCATTTTTTGATGATGTCGTGCAAGATGTGGAGCTGGTTCCTGCTCTGAGGATCAGTGGTGAATTGGCTCGCTGGAGTGGAAGCGCCGCCTCTCATCAG gGAGAGGTtggtgtctctgtctgcctggtATTCGAAGCTGTTGTGGGTGAGAGCACATGTTGTCATCTGGAACTGAAGAATGAGGGGAGCACAGCCATCTATTACAGCTGGCAGAAACTGGAGCTGCCACACTGCTTTCCTGAGGCAAAAACATGCAAGAACACTCAACAATTCTACTTTAACACagctacag CTGTGATACTGCCAGGCGATATCGTGAGAATTATGTTCACCTTTAAGTCTGTGAGTCCTGGGATCGTGACAGAGGTGTggaaactacacacacaccctgtgctGATGAGCGGAGCCACAATTCATATCACACTGAAGGGTATGGCTCTATACCAGGACAAAACCAGCAAAGAGAGGGCAGCCCtagag ATGGAGCTGGAGCATCGAGTGGCTATATCAGTGTGCAGGTCTGTGGTGTTCAATTTGCTGCATGGGATTCGTATTCCAGAGAGGCCAAAATCACCAGTTCAACTCCTTATGACAGAGGAAGAACAATTTAATGCTCAGAATCCAAAT ctacacTATCATCAGGAGCCAGTGAAGGCACTGACGGGTCTGTGGGAGCAGGCAAAATGTTCAGAGGAGTCAGCAGCAAAAGaagatgaacacacacccggccCTGTCTGGGATCTGTCTTTGAGCAGCCTTTATCAG gtggtgatgtGTTTGCCATCAGAagacgcagacacacataaAGAGAGTGCAGGACTGTGTAGAGAGGAAGCTCTCAGCCTATACAACACGCTACTGCTGCAACTCCACCAATCACAGCCCGCTTCCATCCCACTCACACTGCACGGAATAGG GCTTCAGTTATGGAGGGAGATGTTGGATGGTTTAGCCAGTGAAGCTGTGCGGCTCAGACACGTGCTAGGACTTCCTGAAAACCGTAACTGGGCAGAAACACAAGATGAGTCAGAGAGCA GGGAAGAACCAAAGAAGGAAGAGATCATGGAAAGAAAACCAGAGCCACCAactaaaggaaaggaaaagaaaggggCTGCCAAACCTGCAGCCAAGGACAAACCTGCAGCCAAGGACAAACCTGCAGCCAAGGACAAAGCTGCAGAG gAGCAAGGCCAGGGTAGGAACAATCctaaagaggaggagaaggtgtTGGGTTTGGAGAAGGAGGTGAAGATATTTGCACAACAACAAGAGGACATCAATCCTGAACTACAGCAAAGATACCGATACACACTACACCAACAG
- the LOC132839501 gene encoding GTPase IMAP family member 4-like translates to MALCLSVDKDLRIILLGHCGVGKSATANVIIGKEIFKENETIQCENKRARVEGRNISVIDTPGINSTSLTTEQWKTELKKSLLLSSPGPHVFLLVIKLGKFSEEDRNAVKWISETFGEAALKFCMILFIGKEEMTNRQVVTFSEDARTKDLISCCGGRYSVINSKREGNPIQIIKLLQEMEAMVQQNGDGFYTLEMYEAVAKMRTTKVTQKIEKMIKGHESEPNPNLDRCVEVQRKNTATGVNVKRGNVTLPMKHEESVKSLPERKREMEVKFLKADLRRQEETWRLRQRKKWEEERAATRGLTSDPVCDVRMVLLGGVGAGKSSSGNTILGREAFGKDIIKVTTMGKRQDGMVGNKSITVVDTKGYDEGLGFLKYCEELEQCLSLCRPGPHVFVLVVPSPNNFSFPNQLLYERFGPEVLKRTLVLITHGDSWGRNHKAVFNNSSALRQLIQNCGEDYHIFNNQEKEDPTQVTELLRKIEVLIQKNGQGYCTREMFQRQGQEASSCNLL, encoded by the exons ATGGCTTTATGCCTTTCAG tTGATAAGGATCTCAGGATAATACTTCTTGGTCACTGTGGTGTTGGGAAAAGTGCAACAGCCAATGTAATAATAGGAAAAGAAATTTTCAAAGAAAATGAAACTATACAGTGTGAGAATAAGAGAGCACGAGTGGAGGGAAGAAACATCTCAGTGATTGACACTCCAGGAATCAACAGCACTTCCCTCACTACAGAACAGTGGAAGACAGAACTGAAGAAGAGCTTGTTGCTTTCTTCTCCTGGTCCTCATGTGTTCCTGCTGGTGATAAAATTGGGCAAATTCTCAGAAGAAGACAGAAATGCTGTGAAGTGGATCAGTGAAACCTTTGGAGAAGCAGCTCTGAAGTTCTGCATGATACTGTTCAtaggaaaagaagaaatgacTAACAGACAGGTAGTGACATTTTCTGAAGATGCCAGGACCAAGGATTTGATCAGCTGCTGTGGAGGAAGATATAGTGTGATAAACAGTAAGAGAGAAGGTAATCCTATTCAAATCATTAAACTGCTGCAGGAGATGGAGGCCATGGTCCAACAAAATGGAGATGGGTTCTACACTCTAGAGATGTATGAAGCAGTTGCTAAAATGAGAACAACAAAAGTGACACAGAAGATAGAGAAAATGATCAAAGGACATGAGAGCGAACCAAATCCAAACCTAGACAGGTGTGTGGAGGTGCAGAGAAAGAATACTGCGACTGGGGTTAATGTCAAACGTGGAAATGTGACACTTCCTATGAAACATGAAGAGTCAGTGAAGTCACttcctgagagaaagagagagatggaagttAAGTTTCTGAAAGCAGATCTCAGGAGACAGGAGGAGACATGGAGATTGAGGCAAAGGAAAAAATGGGAGGAGGAAAGAGCAGCTACAAGGGGTTTAACATCTGATCCAG tgtgtgatgtgaggaTGGTGCTACTAGGAGGTGTTGGAGCAGGAAAAAGCTCATCGGGAAACACCATCCTGGGCAGAGAGGCATTTGGGAAGGACATCATAAAAGTTACCACAATGGGCAAGAGGCAGGATGGAATGGTGGGAAATAAATCCATCACAGTGGTCGACACTAAGGGTTACGATGAAGGGTTAGGGTTTTTGAAGTACTGTGAGGAGTTGGAGCAATGTCTTTCCTTATGTAGACCTGGTCCacatgtgtttgtgcttgttgtACCTTCTCCTAATAACTTCTCCTTTCCTAATCAATTACTGTATGAAAGGTTTGGCCCAGAGGTTCTGAAACGCACTTTAGTCCTGATCACTCACGGAGACTCTTGGGGAAGAAACCACAAGGCAGTTTTTAACAACAGCTCAGCTCTTCGGCAGCTTATCCAAAACTGTGGAGAAGATTATCACATCTTCAACAACCAGGAGAAAGAAGACCCAACTCAGGTCACAGAACTTCTGAGGAAGATTGAGGTCTTGATTCAGAAGAACGGACAGGGGTACTGTACCAGGGAGATGTTCCAAAGACAGGGGCAGGAGGCAAGCAGCTGTAACCTCTTATGA